TGCCATCTCCATCGCTGGAGGGATCTATGCCGTGAAGGTCTATAACCTCTTTGCCAAAAAGAAAATCAATCCGTTGATAGGAGCGACCGGCCTCAGTGCCGTGCCCATGGCCTCACGTGTGGCCAACGAAATCGCCCTGAAACACGACCCCAACAACCATCTTTTGCAATATGCGATGGCTAGCAACATCTCAGGGGTGATTGGTTCGGCCGTGGCTGCCGGTGTGCTGATTTCATTTTTAGGATAATCAGCTGGTATTCGGGCCATGAATGGAATGATCTAATCATTTTGAGGGCTGTGAAGAGTTTCTTCACGAGATTGAATGAAAAATAGACTGTAAGGTGTAATTTTAATTATATGAAAAAATGGATCAAACGTATCGCTTACTTTCTGCTTCTTGGATTAATCATCATTCAGTTCTTTCCTGGGGAGAAGCCAGCAGTGAGCACTGATAATCCCGGCGACATTCACAACGAAGTGCTGGTGAACCCCGAAGTAAGTGGTATCCTGAAAGCTGCATGTTACGATTGCCACTCCAACGAAACCAAATATCCCTGGTACGCCAGTGTGGCTCCTGTATCTTGGCTGGTCATTCACGATACTAACGAGGGCAGAGATGAACTGAACTTTTCGGAATGGGCTACTTACTCTGCCAAGCGGAAGCACCACAAACTGGAAGAGGTGATAGAAATGGTGGAAGAGGGCGAAATGCCACTTGCCGTTTATAACATCACTCATCCCGAGGGAAGACTTACTGAAGCTCAAATAGAAGTATTGATCAGTTGGGCCAAAGCGCGAATGGAAGAAATTACTCTTTAGGAGCGCTTATTCGCTTTCTCAGTTTTACAGGGTTTCTTTTCTTACGCATCTTCATGTTGAGCATTTCCACTACCAGAGAGAAGAATACTGCAAAGTAGATATAGCCTTTGGGTACGTGGTAATGGAGCGCCTCAATCATCAGCATAAAACCTATGAGGATCAGAAATGATAACGCCAATATCTCCAATGTGGGATGCTGGCCTATGAAATCACTGATTTTCTTAGAAAAGATCATCATAATGACGATGGAGATAACCACAGCAATGATCATGAGAAGGATTTCCTCTGTGAGCCCAATGGCAGTGAGGATGGAGTCAAACGAAAAGATGATGTCCAGCAGAATGATTTGAACGATGGTGCCCAGAAAGGACCGCACGGCTCGTTGGTTTTCATGGTCTTCTTCGCCTTCCATTTTATGATGGATTTCCAGGGTGCTTTTGAAGAGTAAAAAGAGTCCCCCGACGAGTAAAATGAGGTCTCTTCCGGAGATCTCAGTATTGAATACAGAGAATAGGGGCTCTGTAAAGGTAATGATCCAGGTGATTCCCAAAAGCAGCCCGATGCGAAA
This Marinoscillum sp. 108 DNA region includes the following protein-coding sequences:
- a CDS encoding TerC family protein, with translation MEIFLQPEAWIALLTLTFLEVVLGIDNIIFISIVTNKLPREKQGKARTLGLALALLFRIGLLLGITWIITFTEPLFSVFNTEISGRDLILLVGGLFLLFKSTLEIHHKMEGEEDHENQRAVRSFLGTIVQIILLDIIFSFDSILTAIGLTEEILLMIIAVVISIVIMMIFSKKISDFIGQHPTLEILALSFLILIGFMLMIEALHYHVPKGYIYFAVFFSLVVEMLNMKMRKKRNPVKLRKRISAPKE
- a CDS encoding heme-binding domain-containing protein, whose product is MKKWIKRIAYFLLLGLIIIQFFPGEKPAVSTDNPGDIHNEVLVNPEVSGILKAACYDCHSNETKYPWYASVAPVSWLVIHDTNEGRDELNFSEWATYSAKRKHHKLEEVIEMVEEGEMPLAVYNITHPEGRLTEAQIEVLISWAKARMEEITL